A stretch of DNA from Streptomyces xanthii:
CCCGGCGAGGTGTCCGCCTTGCCGCCGACACAGTTCGCCGACTGCGACGGCGAGAAGTTCGCGGCGATGTCGGGGTGCGTGTCGTCGACACCCGTGTCGATGACACCGACGGTGACCTTGCTGCTGCCCGGGTTGATCTTCGCGGCCTGGTCCGCGCCGATGGCCCGCAGGTCCCACTGGTCGGCCTCCATCGGCTCCTGACCCGGGGCGGCCGCGGCGGCCAGCTGCTGGGCGTCCGCCTTCGAGAGCTTCTGCACGGCGCCCTCGTCGGTGGTGCCGGCCAGGCTCAGCGGCGAGGTGCGCGTCGCACCGGCCGAGGCGACACCCTTGGCCGCGCGCAGCTGCTTGCCGAAGTCGGGGTTGGACGCGTGGACGACGAAGACGCCTATCTTCGCGTACGTCTCGACTATGGAACCGCCGGCCGCGGATATCGCCTTGCTCACCGAGGCGATGGTGTGCGCGTCGGTGCTGCGCGCGTTCACCACGTAGGAGAGCGAACCGGCCTCGGAACCGGCCGTCACGGCAGGGGCGTCGGCGGGTGCGGCGACCGCGGAAGGCAGGAAGCCGAACGAAGCCGTCAGAGCGATGCCGATCGGCAGGGCGAGGGCCATGCGGCGTCTGGCAGGCAGATGAGCCATGGGATCTCCACATCATCCGTCGTAGCGGGCGAAGAAGGGAAAGCCCGGGACACAGGTGGTGCCCGGGCAGGTACATGACGCGTGGTGCGGCCTGAAGGTATCGCTGATCCCGCAGGTCAGCAACGAGTTCGTAAATAAACAGGCGGAGTTGAACCACTCCCATCGTGTCCCCGTGCCGTTGTGCAGGGAGCGCACGGGTGATCAGGCCCTCTGTCGGATCACCCCGCACACCCCCTACCATCCGACCCCCGTCCCCGACCGCACTCGCATCACGAGGAGACTCTCCGTGGCCACCGACGCACCACCACCCCAGAAGGGCAGCCCCGACGAGCGGCCGGCGATGCCCTCCACCGAGGAGTTCGTCGAGGTGCAGCAGAGCGCGGAGTTCGGTGAACTGCGCCGTGCGCACCGCTCGTTCGCCTTCCCGCTGACCGTCGCCTTCATCGCCTGGTACCTGCTCTACGTCCTGCTGTCGAACTACGCGGGCGGCTTCATGGGCACCAAGGTCTTCGGCAACATCAACGTGGCCTTCGTCCTCGGACTCGCCCAGTTCCTCACCACGTTCCTCATCGCCTGGTGGTACTCGAAGCACGCCGCAGCGAAGCTCGACCCCAAGGCCGAGGCCATCAAGTCCCGTATGGAGGGCGGCGCATGAGCCCCGCAGTGCACGTACTCGCCGCCGGAGAGGCGAGCGAACACCGGCCGCTGATCATCGGTCTCTTCTCGGTGTTCGTCCTCGCGACGCTCGTCATCACCGTCTGGGCCGGCCGCCAGACCAAGGACGCCTCCGACTTCTACGCGGGCGGCCGCCAGTTCACCGGCTTCCAGAACGGCCTCGCCGTCTCCGGCGACTACATGTCCGCCGCGTCCTTCCTCGGCATCGCCGGCGCCATCGCCCTGTTCGGCTACGACGGCTTCCTCTACTCCATCGGCTTCCTCGTCGCCTGGCTCGTGGCGCTGCTCCTGGTCGCCGAACCGCTGCGCAACTCCGGCCGCTACACGATGGGCGACGTCCTCGCCTACCGGATGCGCCAGCGCCCCGTGCGCACCGCCGCGGGCACCTCCACGATCGTCGTCTCGATCTTCTACCTGCTCGCGCAGATGGCCGGCGCCGGTGTCCTCGTCTCGCTGCTGCTCGGCATCACCTCGGACGCGGGCAAGATCGGCATCGTCGCCCTCGTCGGCGTCCTGATGATCGTCTACGTCACCATCGGCGGCATGAAGGGCACCACCTGGGTGCAGATGGTCAAGGCGGTGCTCCTCATCGCGGGCGCCATCCTGCTGACCTTCCTGGTCCTCCTGAAGTTCGACTTCAACGTCTCCGACCTGCTCGGCACCGCCGCGGACAACAGCGGCAAGGGCGCGGCGTTCCTCGAACCCGGACTCAAGTACGGCGCCACCTCCACGTCGAAGATCGACTTCATCTCGCTCGGCATCGCGCTCGTCCTCGGCACCGCCGGACTCCCGCACATCCTGATCCGGTTCTACACGGTGCCGACCGCCAAGGCCGCCCGTAAGTCCGTCAACTGGGCCATCGGCATCATCGGCGCCTTCTACCTGATGACGATCGCGCTCGGCTTCGGCGCCGCCGCCCTCATCAAGCCGGAGGAGATCATCGCCTCCAACCCGGCGGGCAACACGGCGGCGCCGCTGCTCGCCCTCCATCTCGGCGGCACCGACTCCAACTGGGGCGCGATCCTGCTCGCCTCCATCTCGGCCGTCGCCTTCGCGACGATCCTCGCCGTGGTCGCGGGCCTCACCCTCGCCTCCTCGTCCTCGTTCGCGCACGACATCTACGCGAACGTCATCAAGAAGGGACAGGCCTCCGAGAAGGAGGAGATGAAGGCCGCCCGCTGGGCCACCGTCTTCATCGGCATCGTCTCGATCGCCCTGGGCGCTCTCGCCCGCGACCTCAACGTCGCCGGCCTCGTCGCCCTCGCCTTCGCGGTCGCCGCCTCCGCCAACCTGCCGACGATCCTCTACAGCCTCTTCTGGAAGCGCTTCAACACCAACGGAGCCCTGTGGTCGATCTACGGCGGCCTGTTCACCGCCGTCTTCCTGGTGCTCTTCTCGCCGGTCGTCTCCGGCAACCCGAAGACGTCGATGTTCAAGGGCGTCGACTTCCACTGGTTCCCGCTGGAGAACCCCGGCATCATCTCGATCCCGGTCGGCTTCCTGCTCGGCATCCTCGGCACCTACCTGTCGAAGGAGAAGGCCGACAAGGGCAAGTACGCGGAGCTCGAGGTCCGGTCCCTGACCGGCACCGGAGCCCACTGACGGCCCCGTGCGCACCGTGCTCCCGCCGCGGCCGGAGCACGGTGCGCTGGTAGCTCTCTACGACGGGAGCCCGGCACACTCGTGGGATCACCGGCCTCCCTCCTGTCGGTGGCGTCACGTAGGCTCGGACGTGTCAGGCAGAACGCGATCACAGAACGCGACCAGGGAGGGGGCCCACGTGCTCATCGACACCTACGGCCGAGTGGCCACCGACCTGCGGGTCTCACTGACCGACCGGTGCAATCTCCGCTGCACCTACTGCATGCCGGAGGAAGGCCTGCAGTGGCTGGCCAAGCCGGACCTGCTCACCGACGACGAGATCGTCCGCCTCGTCCGCATCGCGGTCACCGAGCTGGGCATCACCGAGGTCCGCTTCACCGGCGGCGAGCCCCTGCTGCGCCCCGGCCTCGTCGGCATCGTGGAGCGCGTCGCGGCCCTGGAGCCCCGCCCCCGCATGTCCCTGACGACGAACGGGATCGGCCTCAAGCGCACCGCCGAGGCCCTCAGGGCGGCGGGCCTGGACCGGGTGAACGTGTCGCTGGACACGCTGCGTCCCGACGTCTTCAAGACCCTGACCCGCCGCGACCGCCACAAGGACGTCATCGAGGGCCTCGCCGCCGCCCACGAGGCGGGCCTGACCCCCGTGAAGATCAACTCGGTCCTGATGCCGGGGCTCAACGAGGACGAGGCCCCCGAGCTCCTCGCCTGGGCCGTCGAGCACGACTACGAGCTGCGCTTCATCGAGCAGATGCCGCTGGACGCCCAGCACGGCTGGAAGCGCGACGGCATGATCACCGCGGGCGACATCCTCGCCTCCCTGCGGACACGCTTCGAGCTGACCCCCGAAGGCTCCGACGAGCGCGGCTCGGCCCCGGCCGAGCGCTGGATCGTCGACGGCGGCCCGCACCGGGTCGGTGTCATCGCCTCCGTCACCCGCCCGTTCTGCTCCGCCTGCGACCGCACCCGCCTCACCGCCGACGGCCAGGTCCGCACCTGTCTGTTCGCCACGGAGGAGACGGACCTGCGCGCGGCCCTGCGCTCCGACGCGCCCGACGCGGAGATCGCCCGCATCTGGAAGCTCGCCATGTGGGGCAAGAAGGCGGGCTCCGGCCTGGACGACCCGACCTTCCTCCAGCCCGACCGCCCCATGTCGGCGATCGGCGGCTGAGCCCGCTGGTCCGCTAGTCGGCCTCGGGCCGGGTCTCCCACTCCGCCAGCCTCACGACGTCCTTCAGAAATCCGCGCACTCCCAGGAACTGGCTGAGGTGCTCGCGGTGCTCCTCGCAGGCCAGCCACGTCTTGCGGCGGTCCGGCGTGTGCAGCTTCGGGTTGTTCCACGCGAGCACCCAGACCGCGTCGGCGCGGCAGCCCTTGGCCGAGCACTGGGGGGTGGCGGGCGACGGTTCGGAGAGGTTCGCGAGGTTCACGCCCCCACCCTAAAGGCCCGGGAAAAGGGGTCCGGGAGGGGTCCGGAAAGGCCCTGGAAAGGGTCTGGAAATGGCGACGCCGAGCAGCCACGGGGGGAGCTGCCCGGCGTCGGTCCGTCGCTCCGACGGGGGATGCGGAGCGCGTACGCAGTATGTCACGCACACCCCGGACACCGGCACCGGAACAACATGATTGATCTGAGCATTTCTTGAGCTTCCGGCCCGGAATCGAGCGGGTCTCCACGCGGGCTCCGGGCGGCGCCGGACGCCGTCGCCGCTAGCGGCGGTCCTCCGCCACGGGTTCCGCCGGAGCCGCCGACGGGGCGGCGGAGATCATCGGGCGCAGGGGCGCGGTCACGAAGGTCGAGGGCAGCGCCGGCACGTTCTCCCGGCCCGCGTTCGCGATGACGACGGCGACATAGGGGAGCAGGGCACCGAGGATCAGCGTCACGATCGCGACAGGTCGCTCCACGTCCCACAGCACCGCCGTGAGAATCACCGACACGGTGCGGATCGACATCGAGATGACATAACGGCGCTGCCGGCCCCGCACGTCCTCCGCCAGCCCCTGGCGGGCTCCGGTGATCCGGAAGACCTCTGCTCCGCCGTTGCCGTTGCGCTTCCGCATCACATTCCACCACCCGCAAGGTCGCCGGACTCTCCCCGGACCGGACTGCACCCCACGGTACGCCCGGGCCGTGCCGCCCACGAGACCGGGGCACACCCGGACGGGCCGGGCCCACTGCGCCGTCCCACGTACGGCCCGCCCCGACATGCGTCGTACGGAGTACGGCCGGAGACTGATCGCACGCGTGCGGCATGTGCCGCGCGCCCGGCGCCGCTTGAGGAGGCGACGACATGAGTTGGTTGTGGGCGATCATCGTGGGGTTCGTGCTGGGGCTGATCGCGAAGGCGATCCTTCCCGGCAAGCAGCAGATCCCACTGTGGCTGACGACGGTCTTCGGCATCCTCGGCAGCGTCCTGGGCAACTGGGTGGCCACCGGCATCGGGGTCAACGACACCCGGGGCATCGACTGGACCCGGCATCTGCTCCAGC
This window harbors:
- a CDS encoding DUF485 domain-containing protein produces the protein MATDAPPPQKGSPDERPAMPSTEEFVEVQQSAEFGELRRAHRSFAFPLTVAFIAWYLLYVLLSNYAGGFMGTKVFGNINVAFVLGLAQFLTTFLIAWWYSKHAAAKLDPKAEAIKSRMEGGA
- a CDS encoding solute symporter family protein, which produces MSPAVHVLAAGEASEHRPLIIGLFSVFVLATLVITVWAGRQTKDASDFYAGGRQFTGFQNGLAVSGDYMSAASFLGIAGAIALFGYDGFLYSIGFLVAWLVALLLVAEPLRNSGRYTMGDVLAYRMRQRPVRTAAGTSTIVVSIFYLLAQMAGAGVLVSLLLGITSDAGKIGIVALVGVLMIVYVTIGGMKGTTWVQMVKAVLLIAGAILLTFLVLLKFDFNVSDLLGTAADNSGKGAAFLEPGLKYGATSTSKIDFISLGIALVLGTAGLPHILIRFYTVPTAKAARKSVNWAIGIIGAFYLMTIALGFGAAALIKPEEIIASNPAGNTAAPLLALHLGGTDSNWGAILLASISAVAFATILAVVAGLTLASSSSFAHDIYANVIKKGQASEKEEMKAARWATVFIGIVSIALGALARDLNVAGLVALAFAVAASANLPTILYSLFWKRFNTNGALWSIYGGLFTAVFLVLFSPVVSGNPKTSMFKGVDFHWFPLENPGIISIPVGFLLGILGTYLSKEKADKGKYAELEVRSLTGTGAH
- the moaA gene encoding GTP 3',8-cyclase MoaA gives rise to the protein MLIDTYGRVATDLRVSLTDRCNLRCTYCMPEEGLQWLAKPDLLTDDEIVRLVRIAVTELGITEVRFTGGEPLLRPGLVGIVERVAALEPRPRMSLTTNGIGLKRTAEALRAAGLDRVNVSLDTLRPDVFKTLTRRDRHKDVIEGLAAAHEAGLTPVKINSVLMPGLNEDEAPELLAWAVEHDYELRFIEQMPLDAQHGWKRDGMITAGDILASLRTRFELTPEGSDERGSAPAERWIVDGGPHRVGVIASVTRPFCSACDRTRLTADGQVRTCLFATEETDLRAALRSDAPDAEIARIWKLAMWGKKAGSGLDDPTFLQPDRPMSAIGG
- a CDS encoding DUF3099 domain-containing protein, with protein sequence MRKRNGNGGAEVFRITGARQGLAEDVRGRQRRYVISMSIRTVSVILTAVLWDVERPVAIVTLILGALLPYVAVVIANAGRENVPALPSTFVTAPLRPMISAAPSAAPAEPVAEDRR
- a CDS encoding GlsB/YeaQ/YmgE family stress response membrane protein, with the protein product MSWLWAIIVGFVLGLIAKAILPGKQQIPLWLTTVFGILGSVLGNWVATGIGVNDTRGIDWTRHLLQLIGAVVVVGVGDWLWTSMRGTKQRERA